A DNA window from Alligator mississippiensis isolate rAllMis1 chromosome 11, rAllMis1, whole genome shotgun sequence contains the following coding sequences:
- the LOC132243725 gene encoding uncharacterized protein LOC132243725: MDRLWQVLRRRSAKVLSMGEESSREPGQEERGPTCREEEGPIRARRWLCPICCRSKLAAPSGRGKEGKKSATSKSRWRWPWVRLGRREPAPSQLPAPEEPCSSPPGSWGSLEPGPAAPQQEAAPCRAGDEGPAALGQELSQAHSSPCLSRSSSSDDWHMSQESGSTSPSTSSSSSSSSDSEKSQEAQSTSTSTSSSSSSEDSDSSEESNTTSSTSSSSSEDSSSSLESGTSPAPGATCTVIPSPAGEELEEEEEEEEEEEEDGRSPEEAALLLVKKHLQDPGEMLDGKDRQRFLLAIISLTIAADQSREVAVELEDLKAAVLERIVDLMETITVEGDRKHILAYSIDAIRCLSDPKLSLEPALESRLLRATVEKSFLAIGRETHRNQVVQRLYEEYLEGLLCCVLSSAPSLGKLYSIWEHFTSWTEAPDAQHRALGMKIMTGAIAFAVQLLPQFEGSPDILEVGDMAARLGLSINDPEETISCKARACMYLLAQILLHQRGQDMRGAEELRCKRQNDQSQVQKYRDLARVGEGLRKILLEEQRRAFLQRALHAVRNGPMHISQAGLVFLYAILGEAGRLMGHKEKEIPIRVLNKVFIITYLKELPKDLQGHSLLVTSSSAIASLQPPTLAPAATPADHLNPDSTSMREDDLPNLTGSPMATEKSCNSAEATTHVTD, from the exons atggacaggctgtgGCAGGTGCTCAGGAGGAGGTCGGCCAAGGTGCTCTccatgggagaggagagcagcagggagcctgggcaggaggagcggGGCCCCACCTGCCGTGAGGAGGAGGGGCCCATCAGGGCAAGGAGGTGGctgtgccccatctgctgccGAAGTAAACTGGCAGCTCCCagcggcaggggaaaggagggaaagaaatcagCCACCTCCAAGTCCAGATGGAGGTGGCCATGGgtgcgcctgggcaggcgggagccagCGCCATCACAGCTCCCGGCACCCGAAGAGCCGTGCAGCTCCCCTCCTGGGTcatggggcagcctggagcccggccctgcagccccgcagcaggaggcagccccgtGCCGAGCCGGGGACGAgggcccagctgccctggggcaggagctgagccaggcccacagcagcccctgcctgagccgcAGCTCCTCCTCGGATGACTGGCACATGTCCCAGGAGTCcgggagcaccagccccagcaccagctcctcctcctcctcctcctcggactCTGAAAAGTCCCAAGAGGCCCAAAGCACCAGCACGAGCacgagcagcagctcctcctcggagGACAGCGATAGCTCGGAGGAGTCCAACACCACCAGTTcgaccagcagctcctcctcggagGACTCCAGTAGCTCCCTGGAGTCTGGGACCAGCCCGGCCCCCGGTGCCACCTGCACAG tgattcccagcccagccggcgaggagctggaggaagaggaggaggaagaggaggaggaggaggaagatggaaggtccccggaagaagctgccctcctccttgtgaagaaacacctgCAGGACCCCGGGGAG atgctggacgggaaggacaggcagcgcttcctgctggccatcatcaGCCTGACCATCGCCGCGGACCAGAGCAGAGAggtggctgtggagctggaggaCCTGAAAGCGGCCGTGCTGGAGAGGATCGTG GACCTGATGGAGACCATCACAGTGGAGGGCGACCGAAAACACATCCTGGCGTACAGCATAGACGCCATCCgctgcctcag cGACCCGAAgctcagcctggagccagcgctgGAGTCGCGCCTCCTGCGGGCCACCGTGGAGAAGAGCTTCCTGGCCATAGGGCGTGAAACCCATCGAAACCAG GTCGTGCAGCGACTGTACGAGGAGTACCTGGAGGGCCTGCTGTGCTGCGTCTTGTCCagcgcccccagcctgggcaagctctactccatctgggag cactttACATCGTGGACTGAGGCGCCGGATGCCCAGCACCGTGCACTGGGCATGAAGATCATGACCGGCGCCATTGCCTttgctgtgcagctcctcccacaatttgag GGCTCCCCTGACATactggaggtgggggacatggcagcCCGCCTGGGTCTGTCCATCAACGACCCGGAGGAGACCAtcagctgcaaggccagggcgTGCATGTATTTGCTCGCTCAAATCCTCCTTCATCAGAGGG GCCAAGACATGCGAGGGGCAGAGGAGCTGCGGTGCAAGCGCCAGAACGATCAGAGCCAGGTCCAGAAGTACAGGGACCTGGCGAGAGTGGGAGAG GGGCTGAGAAAGAtcttgctggaggagcaaagGAGAGCTTTCCTGCAGAGGGCCCTTCATGCAGTTCGCAATGGACCGATGCAcatcagccaagctgggctggttTTCCTGTATGCAATCTTGGGGGAAGCCGGCCGCTTGATGGGGCACAAG gagaaagaaatccCCATCAGGGTCCTGAATAAGGTCTTCATTATCACCTACCTGAAGGAGCTGCCTAAAGATCTGcaagggcacagcctgctggtcaCCTCCTCCAGTGCCATCGCCTCTCTCCAGCCGCCCACACTTGCTCCTGCAG CAACACCTGCAGACCACCTCAACCCTGACAGCACCTCCATGAGAGAAGATGACCTCCCCAACCTCACCGGGAGCCCgatggctacagagaaaagctgcaACAGCGCTGAAGCCACCACACACGTCACCGACTGA